The following are encoded together in the Sulfitobacter sp. S223 genome:
- the tssB gene encoding type VI secretion system contractile sheath small subunit: MADSKQKVIERNRAPRVQIAYDVEHYGSPTTIELPFVMGVMADLAGASETREAKKPINDRTFVETDAGRFNKFMEALSPRVKARVKNTLPGEEGADVDEELFVDLSFKSMSDFAPDKVAEQVPQLNELLKMRKQLEELLSYMDGKVDAEKRIAQLLTNEPLLAQAAEQAMAATSDKES, translated from the coding sequence GTGGCTGACAGTAAGCAGAAGGTAATCGAACGCAATCGCGCGCCAAGGGTGCAGATTGCCTATGACGTGGAACACTACGGCAGTCCAACGACGATAGAGCTGCCCTTTGTGATGGGTGTGATGGCAGATCTGGCCGGTGCTTCGGAAACGCGCGAAGCTAAAAAGCCCATCAACGACCGGACCTTTGTCGAGACGGACGCGGGTCGTTTCAACAAATTCATGGAAGCCCTCAGCCCACGTGTAAAAGCGCGGGTCAAAAATACCCTGCCGGGTGAAGAGGGGGCCGATGTCGACGAAGAGTTATTCGTTGATCTGTCGTTCAAAAGCATGAGCGATTTCGCCCCGGATAAGGTGGCCGAACAGGTGCCGCAACTGAACGAGCTTCTGAAAATGCGCAAACAGCTCGAAGAGCTGCTGAGCTATATGGATGGCAAGGTGGATGCTGAAAAACGCATTGCCCAGCTTTTGACGAATGAGCCGCTGCTGGCGCAAGCCGCCGAGCAGGCGATGGCTGCAACATCTGACAAGGAGAGCTGA
- the tssE gene encoding type VI secretion system baseplate subunit TssE, with translation MADRDESTAVARQEAVQPSLWDRLVDELPGISAERDALQRDLTKALGDAEQVAALVSGGARGIERRTDLDEDTKQLAHRLVLLLTRKRRLEEGGVVVTSDVLREAVRRDIEMLFNIERLEAQFLLTDRETLAHDSPASQLAEFPHVRASVLNYGVPSFSGRSGSDFDKDDLAREIKAVLNTFEPRLKKDSVKVRVRTGDKIGMRIDIDGILLLSPVPERLRLSTSVDLDNGRALTTLEAR, from the coding sequence ATGGCGGATCGCGATGAAAGCACTGCAGTAGCCCGGCAAGAAGCGGTTCAGCCGTCCCTTTGGGACAGGCTGGTGGATGAATTGCCGGGCATTTCCGCTGAACGTGATGCGTTGCAGCGCGACCTGACCAAGGCTCTTGGAGATGCGGAGCAGGTGGCAGCGCTGGTCAGTGGTGGTGCCCGCGGCATAGAGCGTCGCACCGATCTGGATGAGGATACCAAGCAGCTGGCGCATCGGCTGGTTCTGTTGTTGACGCGCAAGCGCAGGCTCGAAGAGGGCGGCGTAGTTGTCACCTCTGATGTGTTGCGTGAGGCCGTGCGCCGCGACATCGAAATGCTTTTCAACATTGAACGACTGGAGGCCCAGTTCTTGCTGACCGATCGCGAAACACTTGCGCATGACAGCCCTGCCAGCCAGCTGGCAGAATTCCCGCATGTGCGTGCCAGTGTTCTCAACTACGGGGTGCCGTCATTCTCGGGGCGTTCCGGTTCGGACTTCGACAAGGATGATCTGGCCCGTGAGATAAAGGCCGTGCTCAATACGTTTGAGCCGCGGTTGAAAAAGGACAGTGTAAAGGTGCGTGTCCGTACCGGAGACAAGATCGGTATGCGCATCGACATTGACGGCATATTGCTGTTGTCGCCTGTCCCTGAACGCTTGCGCCTTTCCACCAGTGTCGATCTCGACAATGGGCGTGCCTTGACCACATTGGAGGCGCGGTGA
- a CDS encoding ImpA family type VI secretion system protein: MDFDRLLVPIKGEFSSGIELRHDLRFHDLERLTDPAAKIARVNEDGTLNDSAPNVDWDKIIHDGQDLADEGRDLRLLVLLTRAHFNVEGFGAFASALDFLAQTVTQYWDNLHPALRDRDDQKAAALPRLNALRQLENDDSGLLGDMRFGVLLNPRGIGPISGDDLANAALSDFEMLAKAASGLSQSEKDALSAAHSQLTNRVKAATRMLAAEQADEMASLIADIIACEAGLTALSKAIAEAMQVTDQSGLAMPEMEEFLALCRKTLEEAVRATQEDAPVTEDNPAASVVKEASAAKGGGSAASTPGVIASRADVEQSLDRIIAFYERTEPGSPMPHLARRMRRMVAMDFLEIMEEIAPSGLKEFRSVAGVEDTKKK, encoded by the coding sequence ATGGATTTTGACCGCCTCCTTGTGCCGATCAAGGGGGAGTTTTCCTCCGGTATAGAATTGCGTCACGATCTGCGGTTTCACGATTTGGAGCGGCTGACAGATCCTGCAGCAAAGATCGCACGGGTCAACGAAGATGGTACTTTAAACGATTCAGCTCCGAATGTTGATTGGGACAAAATTATTCATGATGGTCAGGATTTGGCCGACGAAGGACGTGATTTACGTCTGCTGGTGCTGCTCACAAGGGCGCATTTCAACGTAGAAGGGTTTGGGGCATTTGCTTCGGCGCTGGATTTTCTGGCGCAGACGGTGACCCAATACTGGGACAACCTGCACCCGGCTTTACGAGACCGTGATGACCAGAAGGCAGCGGCCCTGCCCAGATTGAATGCGTTGCGGCAGTTGGAAAATGACGACAGCGGATTGCTGGGCGATATGCGGTTTGGTGTGCTGCTTAACCCCCGTGGGATCGGACCAATTTCCGGTGATGATCTGGCCAATGCGGCGCTCAGTGATTTTGAAATGCTGGCAAAGGCCGCATCTGGATTGAGCCAGTCAGAGAAGGATGCGCTGTCCGCCGCGCATAGTCAGCTGACAAATCGGGTAAAAGCAGCCACCCGCATGTTGGCCGCAGAGCAAGCAGACGAGATGGCCAGCCTGATTGCTGACATCATTGCCTGTGAGGCAGGGCTGACTGCATTGAGCAAAGCCATTGCCGAAGCGATGCAGGTTACCGACCAGAGCGGTCTTGCGATGCCCGAGATGGAGGAGTTTTTGGCGCTGTGTCGGAAAACACTGGAAGAAGCCGTGCGCGCTACGCAGGAGGATGCCCCCGTGACAGAGGATAATCCGGCGGCTTCCGTAGTGAAAGAAGCAAGCGCAGCTAAAGGAGGCGGTTCGGCGGCCTCCACGCCAGGCGTGATCGCGTCGCGTGCTGATGTTGAACAAAGTCTCGACCGGATCATTGCGTTTTATGAACGGACCGAACCGGGTAGCCCTATGCCGCATCTTGCACGGCGGATGCGGCGCATGGTGGCGATGGATTTCCTCGAAATTATGGAGGAAATCGCGCCCTCGGGGCTGAAGGAGTTTCGAAGCGTGGCGGGAGTGGAAGACACGAAGAAAAAGTGA
- the tssC gene encoding type VI secretion system contractile sheath large subunit, with amino-acid sequence MAEEKQADAGAAEAEALDLGEFSDLLEKDFRVKDSEGEKLQALVSNLALAAKERAGTAAISGNAVKSIKSLIAGIDGMLSTQMNEILHSPEVRKMEGSWRGLHYLVNNTETDQKLKIRVLNIAKDDLGDHLEDYEGQMWDQSPIFKKIYSDEYSMFGGEPFGAIVGDYEFSHKPKDVSLLRNLSGICASAHAPFVAAAAPQLFRMESWQELPNPQDLEQIVSSPDYASWQSLRESEDARYIGLAMPRVLGRLPYGAETVPVKGFDFEEEIDGQHDHYVWMNAAYAMGVNINRSHKISGWGTQIRGVESGGTVMNLPVHTFPTDDGSTAMKCPTEIAIDDRREAELAKLGMMPILHRKNTDVAAFIGAHSLQDDETRAGRLVDPDAQANERLSANLPYLFPVSRFAHYLKAIARDKVGTFKERADMQIWLSEWINRYVLANPAMADDKAKAKRPLAAAEVQVDSVEGRPGYYNARFFLRPHYQLEGINASLRLVSELPSVKS; translated from the coding sequence ATGGCCGAAGAGAAACAAGCAGACGCAGGTGCCGCCGAAGCCGAAGCGCTTGATCTGGGCGAATTCAGCGATCTTCTGGAGAAGGATTTCCGTGTCAAAGACAGCGAGGGCGAAAAGCTTCAGGCGCTGGTGTCAAATCTGGCTCTTGCCGCGAAAGAACGTGCAGGGACCGCCGCGATTTCAGGAAACGCGGTCAAGTCGATCAAATCGTTGATCGCGGGCATCGACGGGATGTTGTCGACCCAAATGAATGAAATCCTGCATTCTCCGGAAGTCCGCAAGATGGAGGGTAGCTGGCGCGGCCTGCACTATCTGGTGAACAACACCGAGACGGATCAAAAGCTAAAAATCCGCGTGCTGAACATCGCAAAGGACGATCTGGGCGATCATCTGGAAGATTACGAAGGCCAGATGTGGGACCAATCGCCGATCTTCAAAAAGATATACAGCGATGAGTATTCCATGTTCGGTGGAGAGCCGTTCGGGGCTATCGTCGGGGACTACGAATTCAGCCACAAGCCCAAGGACGTAAGCCTTTTGCGTAACCTGTCGGGGATCTGCGCCTCTGCGCATGCGCCGTTTGTCGCGGCGGCTGCTCCGCAGCTTTTTCGTATGGAAAGCTGGCAGGAGCTGCCGAACCCGCAGGATTTGGAACAGATCGTCTCAAGCCCTGATTATGCAAGCTGGCAAAGTCTTCGCGAAAGCGAGGATGCGCGTTACATCGGACTTGCGATGCCGCGCGTACTTGGCCGTTTGCCTTACGGGGCTGAAACCGTTCCGGTCAAAGGGTTTGACTTCGAAGAGGAAATCGACGGGCAGCATGACCACTATGTGTGGATGAATGCGGCCTATGCGATGGGCGTGAACATCAACCGCAGCCACAAAATCTCGGGCTGGGGCACGCAGATCCGCGGTGTTGAATCCGGTGGCACTGTGATGAACTTGCCCGTGCATACTTTCCCGACGGACGATGGATCGACGGCGATGAAATGCCCCACCGAAATCGCTATCGACGACCGCCGAGAGGCCGAGCTGGCGAAGCTTGGCATGATGCCGATCCTGCACCGGAAGAACACCGATGTCGCCGCATTTATTGGCGCACATAGCTTGCAGGATGACGAAACCCGTGCGGGTCGTTTGGTGGACCCTGACGCGCAGGCAAACGAGCGGCTATCGGCAAATCTGCCCTATCTGTTCCCCGTCAGTCGCTTTGCGCATTATCTCAAGGCAATTGCGCGGGACAAGGTCGGTACGTTCAAGGAACGCGCCGATATGCAAATTTGGCTGAGCGAGTGGATTAACCGCTATGTTTTGGCCAACCCAGCGATGGCTGACGATAAGGCCAAAGCAAAACGTCCTCTTGCAGCGGCCGAAGTGCAAGTGGACAGCGTTGAGGGCCGTCCCGGCTATTACAATGCGCGCTTTTTTCTGCGGCCTCATTACCAACTGGAAGGCATCAACGCTTCGCTGCGTCTGGTTTCTGAACTGCCTTCCGTCAAATCCTGA
- a CDS encoding type VI secretion system tube protein Hcp, giving the protein MPLTAYLKIGDIAGESQRVDHEEEIDIHDIMWNIEQGSAAQVGKGRARARAQVSALNLKKFVDAASVYLALACMQGKSFPDMVLSVRKDSGEAHLDYLIITMENVTISKYEMVGVGDEEDGQMIEEELGLVFENVTYKYTVQEDDHSAGGEHEVTYDIAAGV; this is encoded by the coding sequence ATGCCACTTACAGCGTATTTAAAGATCGGCGATATCGCAGGTGAATCACAACGCGTGGATCATGAGGAAGAAATTGATATCCATGACATCATGTGGAACATCGAACAGGGGTCTGCGGCACAGGTTGGCAAGGGCCGTGCGCGGGCCCGTGCGCAGGTATCTGCGCTGAACCTCAAGAAGTTTGTTGATGCAGCTTCGGTTTATCTCGCGCTGGCCTGTATGCAGGGTAAATCCTTTCCGGATATGGTCCTGTCTGTGCGAAAGGACTCCGGTGAGGCGCATCTCGATTATCTGATCATCACCATGGAAAATGTGACCATCTCGAAATACGAGATGGTGGGCGTTGGTGACGAAGAGGATGGCCAGATGATTGAGGAAGAACTTGGTCTCGTCTTCGAAAACGTCACCTACAAGTACACGGTTCAGGAAGATGACCACTCTGCCGGTGGTGAGCATGAGGTGACTTATGACATCGCGGCAGGCGTCTGA